In Bacteroidales bacterium, a genomic segment contains:
- a CDS encoding EamA family transporter: MQGIIYQLISTFAFGTSNALWRKPIDKLDVEEAILYRTIHSLLFFVVLIFVFDRPSLIKEGLSNVNYIEIVGFAFIISLISFFGLFFFNKALKYSPTGIVATTATISFLIVQFISFIVLKESFSVKIIIPLIIFIIMIIVSDYESIRNYKLSKGILYGILAAVFWGATLPLLSIPAKQIGFIETSFILEFSVLIMSFSIFKWYHKKKISILNFKKFYKYFLLLGLFAGTGVLFMNLAYTEIPVHIAGAIASSTHIITIIISWVLFNEKMKKHQILAALIAFVGIFYLTAIIQK; encoded by the coding sequence ATGCAAGGGATTATATATCAGTTAATTTCAACTTTTGCATTTGGTACAAGTAATGCTTTATGGAGAAAGCCTATTGATAAATTAGATGTTGAAGAAGCAATATTATACCGAACAATCCATAGTTTATTATTCTTTGTTGTATTGATTTTTGTCTTTGACAGACCAAGTTTAATAAAGGAAGGATTATCAAATGTTAATTATATTGAAATAGTCGGATTTGCTTTTATAATTAGTCTTATCAGTTTTTTCGGTTTATTTTTCTTTAATAAAGCATTAAAATATTCGCCAACAGGGATAGTGGCTACTACAGCAACTATTTCATTTTTAATAGTACAGTTTATTTCTTTTATTGTTCTAAAAGAATCGTTTTCTGTTAAAATAATAATTCCTTTAATAATATTTATAATAATGATAATAGTTTCAGATTATGAATCAATCAGGAATTATAAACTTTCGAAAGGTATTTTGTACGGAATACTTGCTGCTGTATTTTGGGGAGCAACATTGCCTTTGTTGTCAATACCTGCAAAACAAATCGGCTTTATAGAAACGAGTTTTATTCTTGAATTTTCAGTACTTATAATGAGCTTTTCAATATTCAAATGGTATCATAAAAAGAAAATTTCCATTTTAAATTTCAAGAAATTCTACAAATATTTTTTATTGTTGGGCTTATTCGCAGGAACCGGTGTTTTGTTTATGAATTTAGCATATACTGAAATTCCTGTTCATATTGCAGGTGCAATTGCTTCATCAACACATATAATAACTATTATTATCTCATGGGTATTATTCAATGAGAAGATGAAAAAGCATCAAATTCTCGCTGCTTTAATAGCTTTTGTCGGTATATTTTATTTAACAGCAATAATACAGAAATAG
- a CDS encoding FecR domain-containing protein, giving the protein MNNSENIVKLISLYLSGEANKEEISLLNNWISEDIANKNLFAQYKKAWESIDKIKDVPIIDINLEWEKIKEKISTKNKIIKLEKTEKHSFVNILTKIAAIFILALLTTSGTYFLINNLKYQKLIASDTILKQTLPDNSVVTLNYNSTLKYPKKFVKKKRIVTLTGEAYFNVSSDKTKAFIIHAGEIDVEVLGTSFYINANKESDKIEVIVNTGKVAVSNKKDKSINTVLKPGNKCTFSKSTNTLIKSTNKDNNYLSWKTKRMSFKNEKLLDIINTLNKTYNSNIIIKTEAIKNCRVTATFDNQSLDAVLEILKSTLDLEIEKTDTSIILSGEEC; this is encoded by the coding sequence GTGAATAATTCTGAAAACATAGTAAAACTAATAAGCCTGTATTTATCAGGTGAAGCAAATAAGGAAGAAATTAGCCTGCTCAATAATTGGATAAGTGAAGATATTGCTAATAAAAATCTTTTTGCTCAATACAAAAAAGCATGGGAAAGTATTGATAAAATTAAAGATGTTCCTATTATTGATATTAATTTAGAATGGGAAAAAATTAAAGAGAAAATCAGTACTAAAAATAAAATAATAAAATTAGAAAAGACTGAAAAACATTCATTTGTAAATATATTAACCAAAATAGCTGCAATTTTTATTTTAGCATTATTAACAACATCGGGTACTTATTTTCTAATTAATAATTTAAAATATCAAAAATTAATTGCTTCTGATACTATATTAAAACAAACGCTCCCTGATAATTCTGTGGTTACTTTAAATTACAATTCTACATTAAAATACCCGAAAAAATTTGTAAAAAAGAAACGCATTGTTACCCTTACAGGAGAAGCATATTTTAATGTTTCCAGTGATAAAACCAAAGCTTTTATAATTCATGCAGGCGAAATAGATGTTGAAGTTCTCGGAACATCGTTTTATATTAATGCTAACAAAGAGTCTGACAAAATTGAAGTAATTGTAAATACAGGCAAAGTAGCAGTGTCAAACAAAAAGGATAAAAGCATAAATACGGTTCTTAAACCGGGGAATAAATGTACATTTTCAAAATCAACAAATACATTAATTAAATCAACAAATAAAGACAACAATTACCTGTCATGGAAAACAAAAAGGATGTCTTTTAAAAATGAAAAATTACTTGATATTATTAATACTTTAAACAAAACTTATAATAGTAATATCATTATAAAAACCGAAGCAATTAAAAATTGCAGAGTAACCGCCACTTTTGATAATCAATCTCTTGATGCTGTTTTAGAGATTTTAAAATCAACACTTGACCTTGAAATTGAAAAAACCGATACTTCAATAATACTTTCTGGAGAAGAATGCTGA
- a CDS encoding NifU family protein, producing the protein MESQNNEKLKNDINIVLDKVKPYLQADGGDVELVEVTDDFVVKVKLLGACGNCPYSIQTLKIGIEQSLKKEIPQIKEVVAVNL; encoded by the coding sequence ATGGAATCTCAAAATAATGAAAAACTAAAAAACGACATCAATATAGTACTTGATAAAGTTAAACCATATCTTCAGGCAGATGGTGGTGATGTTGAACTTGTGGAAGTTACTGACGATTTTGTTGTTAAAGTCAAACTATTAGGAGCATGCGGAAACTGTCCGTATAGTATTCAAACACTTAAAATAGGAATTGAACAGTCGCTAAAAAAAGAAATTCCACAGATAAAAGAAGTTGTTGCTGTTAATTTATAA
- a CDS encoding MGMT family protein, producing the protein MKNQQNNNFFENVYKITRLIPFGRVTTYGAIAKFIGSPQSSRMVGWALNKCSFSKDFIPAHRVVNRNGMLTGKIHFGDPDYMQELLKNENIIVVNDIVQNFKEIFWDPSKEIIF; encoded by the coding sequence TTGAAGAACCAACAAAATAATAACTTTTTTGAAAATGTTTATAAAATAACCCGGTTAATTCCATTCGGAAGGGTTACAACTTACGGTGCAATAGCTAAATTTATCGGTTCACCTCAGTCATCAAGAATGGTTGGATGGGCATTAAATAAATGTTCTTTTTCCAAAGATTTTATTCCTGCTCACAGAGTTGTAAACAGAAATGGCATGCTAACAGGTAAAATTCATTTTGGTGACCCTGATTATATGCAGGAACTTTTAAAAAATGAAAATATAATCGTAGTTAATGATATAGTACAGAATTTTAAAGAAATTTTTTGGGACCCCTCTAAAGAAATTATTTTTTGA
- a CDS encoding Mrp/NBP35 family ATP-binding protein, with translation MSYTSKQIFDALRNVNHPASNKDIVTLGMVNDLKIEGKKISFSLETQKPNDPLINSIKKACVNAILTHVDKDAEIKGNINVKTKETMNDNKILPEVKNIIAIASGKGGVGKSTVATNLAVAFAQKGFKTGLIDADIFGPSIPKMFNTENVKPVARMINGKEMIEPVEKYGVKMLSIGYFIEQDSALVWRGPMASNTFKQLVMQANWGELDYLFVDLPPGTSDIHLTLVQEVHVTGAVIVSTPQKVALADAIKGISMFTGDKINVPVLGLIENMSWFTPAELPDNKYYIFGKDGCKNLAEKYNITLLGQIPLIQSICENSDSGTPSVLEKDNVVSGSFLKIVDNLITQINYRNKNMEPTKKVEITNQEGCNL, from the coding sequence ATGTCATATACTTCAAAACAAATATTTGATGCATTACGTAATGTTAATCATCCGGCATCGAATAAAGATATTGTTACTCTCGGGATGGTTAATGACCTGAAAATAGAAGGAAAAAAAATCAGTTTTTCATTAGAAACTCAAAAACCAAACGACCCTTTAATTAATTCAATTAAAAAAGCATGTGTAAATGCCATTTTAACTCATGTTGATAAAGATGCAGAAATAAAAGGAAATATAAATGTTAAAACAAAAGAAACAATGAATGATAATAAAATATTACCGGAAGTTAAAAATATTATTGCAATTGCTTCAGGCAAGGGCGGTGTTGGAAAATCAACAGTTGCAACTAATCTGGCAGTTGCTTTTGCACAAAAAGGTTTTAAAACAGGACTTATTGACGCAGATATTTTTGGGCCCTCAATACCAAAAATGTTTAATACTGAAAATGTCAAACCTGTTGCCCGTATGATAAACGGGAAAGAAATGATAGAACCGGTTGAAAAATATGGTGTTAAAATGTTATCAATAGGTTATTTTATTGAACAAGACAGTGCATTAGTATGGAGAGGCCCAATGGCTTCGAATACTTTTAAACAGTTGGTAATGCAAGCTAATTGGGGAGAACTTGACTATTTGTTTGTTGACTTGCCTCCGGGAACAAGTGATATTCATTTAACATTAGTGCAGGAAGTTCATGTTACCGGTGCTGTTATTGTAAGCACACCTCAAAAAGTTGCTCTTGCTGATGCTATTAAAGGAATAAGTATGTTTACAGGCGATAAAATAAATGTACCTGTACTTGGGCTTATTGAAAATATGTCGTGGTTTACTCCGGCAGAATTACCAGATAATAAATATTATATTTTTGGGAAAGATGGTTGTAAAAACTTAGCTGAAAAATATAATATAACTCTTTTAGGACAAATACCACTTATTCAAAGTATATGTGAAAACAGTGATTCAGGAACTCCTTCGGTATTAGAAAAAGACAATGTTGTTAGTGGGTCGTTTTTAAAAATAGTCGATAATCTTATAACACAGATTAATTACAGAAATAAAAATATGGAACCGACAAAAAAAGTGGAAATTACAAATCAGGAAGGCTGTAATTTATAA